From Daphnia pulicaria isolate SC F1-1A chromosome 4, SC_F0-13Bv2, whole genome shotgun sequence, one genomic window encodes:
- the LOC124338055 gene encoding regulating synaptic membrane exocytosis protein 2-like isoform X1 — protein sequence MAALGGSSLLSAGGASSSSSSVAVHHHPSTAATSPASAISASSGVSQGVLSSSPAAATAAPSRAQVVASPMPDLSHLTEDERRIIESVLMRQRREEEQETEIVRRQADEVLLLETAIRQRSEQQRKAGAELDATCQLCLKTKFADGLGHACHYCNVRCCARCGGKVALRSSKVIWVCILCRKKQELVVKTGKWILPSIPGPMQSQQQQQQHQQQQQSGFGSGVGGGLLINDKRPRLERAVSYDRESSSVGVSAGFGHHHHRTSSTSSVDPSGIIRSGSSLAGGQPAGYPNTQPQQQNQQHQQLPNRGQLQRSGSLQSHGTSSWRNNSVPHQMSSDLIDNSPARGGGGPVGGVAEYGPSVSQQQQQAIYPSSGRGSSVPLTAGMGSSSGQQQQHQFRRGASSSSWSDYRGDNFDKLNPQQQQFLQQQQLNSVHPRSTNNPGLVKVRSSSYDHGDYYQDDYNRGQGGGQRLSGGVSSAERSLPVVHPQQHLRQQQQQRQQHPAHHHHHHHHHHRQHQSSSEEELRSTSECTSCEDVEVESESVSEKERPLRPRPLGSVGGTMISRSSSSSGAPEADGRGGYTTRSGGRDQYGAYRGGSGGGSVGRLHVGVGVGGGGRTSVDTASSAMASAECSAQRRSFFQQRGQERRLPDAPSDGVIRSASLQHQPSLSISSSSSMMAVSAGPTALSSSTSAIHGTNHIHHHHNQRQHSLNRSLSNSSGVARISSSASIPTSASKSTIAGGNNNNNNNRQLKKTVRFDADEDGPATTTTAAAVTTTTTTTTISSSSSNLPSRNLKANGLLRSESSLLASSTVADASWKGDNKTWDWLMKGHGDGGDNYRHHHHQDSRESAGRDSGVETLTSGEDVVVVVPRSKHHSASYDHHHHHHQQQQQQHRPKHQLQKQQHPPAPQQQHPVTWQPNSDGTKMIGRMILTKNMAGIGVGSLGGGGGGGGGPSGVSGIGGSSNPSSASILGLKVVGGKRVDNGRLAAIVEKVKRGSVADTIGHLRPGDEVLEWNGYPLQGRTFEEVYDIICESRSDHEVEIIVSRPISDVGRPSSMGAQSGGSAGPGGGHLSHHHSGYGSASGSLAGVGGGGGGGAGSTRSGGSKVSSNTQRDRPAVTVTSPASPDTLHPSWGKVQVKLWYDASIQQLSATIVGGFDLPPRPNGALRNPYAKLFLLPDKSEKSKRRTRALASTLEPRWNQTFLYSHLRRSELRSRFLEITVWDSDRLDTGRLIGEVVIDLGAAPLDGEADWYTLTSHEESLQILRRAGLQMSESATSPVGSVDHLSPPSTSSRLSDSEPDPSDLGDGEEGGGGGSGGGGVGGGGSGGMGGPLLPPSRHSRGALERSVRSDGASVSSMGSSSSPPLDSDYGEQRRSRTRTGTIVASDDKYLRGGGPILDRSRPRSHSAAPDDIGTDRGRLERTPSQRSSIFHDRAKSPRRVSEPGRRSLSPSEERLPDGSVRGGMYGGSGIPRMTSRSATATPTGSPKRRHLPQIPSALQQTSFARVRQDVEERARMLKLRMGQIPSSGYSVGGGERGGGGGGGGGSGVRSWRMYSGHSDNDLPPQRHSVTHRGSSSGGHYSSKGSGMSRTSRSLSGAGPDGAGGKVLLSPDREGRDRSGAERGGGGGSGSGGAGGGDSDVESLVSFVSGTSALSTQSERPSAYVKRVGERREEMLTGELRDRGGQEVGPANSDGGRSGSSFRRNQLGRSLSQSDVPVTEKNDGSLSDTALNSSLLDCQLPDRTTSSWRRGASSSASSSGGLAHSSSASQPQQLYAKNSDKGGLSKKSNSTSQLSATGRKRKMGFGRKDKNAFSVHRSEEVMPNTLRHLVRQSSSLSSTEGLGDGESGDVRGTERSGSKGGGKGGGSSSSNKGGSSNSNSRKTSPSPRRGNMSSAPSVESDGDGSRDKDGWVGLARLTAETAGSGPLADFVEGLGPGQLVGRQVLAAPALGDVQLALCDRKGRLEVEVIRARGLQARTGSKLLPAPYVKVYLVSGKRCLAKAKTATARRTLDPLYQQQLSFSVLYQGCVLQVTVWGDYGRIEGRKVFMGVAQILLDDLDLSNIVIGWYKLFGTASLVSLPPPQSQPQQQQQQQQQQQPQQQQQQQQHLPRRSSQHSLDSNG from the exons AACAAGAAACCGAAATTGTCAG GCGACAAGCGGACGAAGTGTTGCTCCTGGAAACGGCCATCCGACAAAGAAGTGAACAACAGCGGAAGGCTGGCGCCGAATTAGACGCCACCTGCCAGCTTTGCCTCAAGACCAAGTTCGCCGACGGATTGGGACACGCCTGCCACTACTGCAACGTCCGTTGCTGCGCCCGCTGCGGAGGCAAAGTCGCTCTCCGATCCTCAAAG GTGATATGGGTGTGCATCTTGTGCCGGAAGAAACAGGAACTAGTTGTTAAAACGGGTAAATGGATACTACCTAGCATCCCGGGACCGATGCaatctcagcagcagcagcaacaacaccaacaacagcaacaatctGGTTTCGGTAGTGGTGTCGGTGGTGGACTGTTGATCAACGATAAACGGCCGCGACTGGAACGGGCCGTCAGTTACGACAGGGAAAGCAGTAGCGTTGGTGTCAGTGCCGGTTTCGGACATCACCACCATCGGACTTCTTCCACGTCCTCCGTCGATCCATCCGGAATCATACGGAGTGGCTCTAGTCTGGCCGGAGGACAGCCGGCTGGCTACCCAAACACTCAGCCACAACAACAGAATCAACAACACCAGCAGCTGCCCAACAGAGGTCAACTCCAACGTTCCGGAAGTTTACAGAGTCATGGAACGAGTTCTTGGAGGAACAACAGCGTTCCACACCAAATGTCCTCCGATCTCATCGACAACTCTCCCGCTAGAG GAGGCGGTGGACCGGTCGGCGGAGTAGCGGAATACGGGCCGTCGGtgtcacaacagcagcagcaagcgaTTTATCCTTCTTCCGGAAGAGGAAGCAGCGTCCCTCTGACGGCCGGTATGGGCAGCAGTTccggccaacagcagcagcaccagttCCGACGCGGTGCCAGCAGTAGCTCCTGGTCGGACTACCGCGGCGACAACTTTGACAAACTCAATCCGCAGCAACAGCAGTTTCTACAGCAACAGCAGTTGAATTCAGTTCATCCGCGCAGCACGAACAACCCGGGATTAGTGAAAGTGCGCAGCAGTAGCTACGATCACGGTGACTACTACCAGGACGACTACAATCGCGGACAAGGCGGCGGCCAGAGGCTGAGTGGAGGTGTCTCGTCCGCCGAACGAAGCCTTCCAGTCGTTCATCCGCAACAACATTtgcgtcagcagcagcagcagcggcaacaACATCCagcgcaccaccaccaccaccatcatcaccaTCACCGACAGCACCAATCGTCTTCCGAGGAGGAGCTCCGCTCCACATCCGAGTGCACCAGTTGTGAGGATGTCGAAGTGGAGAGCGAATCCGTCAGCGAAAAAG AGAGGCCCCTGAGGCCGCGGCCGTTGGGCAGCGTCGGCGGAACGATGATCAGCcggagtagcagcagcagcggagcgCCGGAAGCAGACGGAAGAGGAGGCTACACAACCAGAAGTGGTGGCAGGGACCAATACGGCGCCTACCGAGGAGGATCGGGCGGAGGAAGTGTTGGCCGACTGCACGTAGGCGTAGgcgtaggaggaggaggaagaacatcaGTCGACACGGCGTCGTCGGCCATGGCGTCTGCCGAGTGCTCGGCTCAGCGGAGGAGTTTCTTCCAGCAAAGAGGACAAGAGAGACGCCTACCGGACGCCCCTTCCGACGGCGTCATCCGTAGTGCCTCGCTGCAACATCAGCCGTCGTTGTCCATATCATCGTCTTCTTCGATGATGGCCGTGTCGGCCGGACCGACGGCcttgtcgtcgtcgacgtcggCCATCCACGGGACCAACCACATCCATCACCACCACAATCAACGCCAGCACAGTCTCAACCGGAGTCTGAGCAACAGCAGCGGCGTCGCTCGCATCAGCTCATCGGCCAGCATCCCCACCTCGGCTTCCAAATCGACCATCGCCGGcggcaacaacaataacaacaacaacagacaacTCAAGAAAACGGTTCGCTTCGACGCCGACGAAGATGGgccggccaccaccaccaccgccgccgccgtcacgacgacgacaacgacgacgaccattTCCAGTTCTTCTTCGAATCTTCCGTCCAGGAATCTCAAAGCCAATGGGCTCCTGAGATCCGAATCCTCGCTGCTGGCCAGCAGCACAGTCGCCGACGCCAGCTGGAAAGGCGACAACAAAACCTGGGATTGGCTCATGAAAGGTCACGGCGACGGGGGTGACAATTATcggcatcaccaccaccaagaCTCGAGAGAATCCGCCGGTAGGGATTCTGGCGTCGAGACGCTCACGTCCGGcgaagacgtcgtcgtcgtcgtccctcGCAGCAAACACCATTCAGCCTCGTACgatcaccatcaccaccaccaccaacaacaacaacaacaacacagacCCAag caTCAGCTGCAAAAGCAACAGCATCCGCCGGCGCCTCAACAGCAGCATCCAGTCACGTGGCAGCCCAACAGCGACGGTACCAAAATGATTGGCCGGATGATATTGACCAAAAACATGGCCGGAATTGGAGTCGGCTCCCTTGGAGGCGGTGGCGGGGGAGGTGGTGGTCCGTCAGGCGTTTCGGGCATCGGCGGCTCCAGCAATCCGTCATCGGCCTCCATTCTCGGCCTCAAGGTCGTAGGTGGCAAGCGAGTCGACAACGGCCGCTTGGCCGCTATCGTCGAGAAGGTCAAACGGGGCAGCGTCGCCGACACCATCGGACACTTGCGGCCGg GTGACGAGGTGCTGGAGTGGAACGGCTACCCGCTGCAAGGGCGGACATTTGAGGAAGTCTATGACATCATCTGCGAGTCACGTTCCGACCACGAAGTGGAGATCATTGTCAGTCGGCCCATCAGCGATGTCGGACGGCCGAGTTCAATGGGAGCACAGTCAGGCGGATCAGCCGGGCCCGGTGGTGGCCATCTAAGTCACCATCACTCCGGCTACGGCTCGGCGTCGGGCTCGTTAGCGGGCGTCGGTggcggaggcggcggcggGGCCGGCAGCACACGCAGCGGCGGCAGTAAAGTCAGCAGTAACACTCAGAGGGACCGGCCGGCTGTCACCGTCACGTCGCCCGCCTCGCCTGACACTCTCCACCCGTCTTGGGGCAAAGTCCAGGTGAAATTGTGGTACGATGCATCGATCCAGCAACTGTCGGCCACGATCGTTGGCGGATTCGATCTTCCGCCGCGCCCAAACGGCGCCCTGCGCAATCCTTACGCCAAACTCTTCCTACTGCCTGATAAAAG TGAAAAGTCAAAGCGTCGCACCAGGGCCTTAGCGTCGACGCTTGAACCGCGCTGGAACCAGACCTTCCTCTATTCGCATCTGCGCCGCTCCGAGCTACGATCTCGCTTCCTGGAGATCACCGTCTGGGATAGCGATCGATTAGACACTGGACGCCTTATTGGAGAA GTGGTGATTGATCTTGGCGCTGCACCGCTGGACGGTGAAGCAGACTGGTACACGCTGACTTCGCACGAAGAATCCCTTCAAATTCTC AGGCGGGCGGGATTGCAGATGTCCGAGTCGGCCACGTCTCCCGTGGGCTCTGTGGACCATTTGTCGCCGCCTTCAACCTCGTCTCGCCTCTCCGATTCGGAACCCGACCCGTCGGATCTGGGCGACGGGGAGgaaggcggcggtggcggcagcggcggcggcggcgttggGGGCGGTGGCAGTGGCGGAATGGGTGGCCCACTTCTACCACCCTCCCGTCATAGCAGAGGAGCCCTGGAGCGCAGTGTCCGCAGTGACGGAGCCTCAGTCAGCAGCATGGGCAGCAGTTCCAG TCCGCCGTTGGACAGTGACTACGGCGAGCAGCGTCGGAGTAGGACCAGAACGGGCACCATCGTGGCCTCTGATGACAAATACCTTCGTGGTGGAGGGCCCATTCTCGATCGGTCGAGACCACGTTCTCATTCGGCAGCTCCCGATGATATCGGGACCGATCGAGGACGGCTCGAAAGGACTCCAAGCCAACGGAGCAG CATTTTTCATGACCGGGCAAAAAGTCCACGACGAGTCTCCGAGCCGGGCCGCCGGAGTTTATCGCCATCTGAAGAACG GCTGCCGGATGGTTCCGTTCGTGGTGGAATGTACGGCGGCTCAGGCATTCCAAGAATGACGTCCCGTTCGGCCACTGCCACTCCGACCGGATCTCCGAAACGGCGACATCTCCCGCAGATCCCGTCTGCCCTACAACAAACCTCTTTCGCCCGAGTCAGACAG GACGTGGAAGAAAGGGCGCGAATGCTCAAACTAAGAATGGGTCAAATTCCCAGCTCCGGCTACTCGGTCGGTGGAGGAGAACGAGGCGGAGGCggaggcggtggtggtggtagcggAGTCCGATCATGGCGGATGTACAGTGGCCACAGTGATAACGACTTGCCGCCTCAACGCCACAGTGTCACCCACAGGGGCTCCTCATCCGGAGGCCATTATTCGAGCAAAGGGAGCGGAATGAGCCGGACGAGCCGGTCTTTGTCGGGAGCCGGACCCGATGGTGCTGGCGGTAAGGTGCTCCTGTCGCCGGATCGCGAAGGCAGAGACAGGTCCGGTGCGGAACGTGGCGGAGGCGGTggcagcggcagcggcggtGCAGGAGGCGGCGACAGCGACGTCGAGAGCCTGGTCAGTTTCGTGAGTGGCACCAGTGCCTTATCCACCCAGTCTGAACGACCATCTGCCTACGTCAAACGCGTCGG TGAGCGCCGAGAGGAGATGCTGACGGGCGAGCTGAGAGATCGTGGAGGCCAGGAAGTTGGGCCAGCCAACAGCGATGGCGGTCGCAGCGGGAGCAGCTTCCGACGGAACCAATTAGGCCGCTCCCTATCGCAAAGTGACGTTCCGGTCACGGAAAAAAACG ACGGTAGCCTGAGTGACACGGCCCTGAACAGCAGTCTTCTGGACTGCCAATTGCCGGATCGCACGACGTCGTCTTGGCGACGAGGTGCTTCCTCGTCGGCCTCCTCTTCCGGCGGGCTGgcgcacagcagcagcgcctCGCAACCGCAGCAACTCTACGCCAAAAACTCGGACAAGGGAGGTCTGTCGAAAAAGAGCAATTCCACGTCTCAACTGTCAGCCACAG GTCGGAAGCGCAAAATGGGATTCGGTCGGAAGGACAAAAACGCCTTCAGCGTCCACCGGTCGGAGGAGGTGATGCCCAACACTCTGCGTCACCTGGTGAGGCAGAGCAGCAGTTTGAGCAGCACCGAGGGTTTGGGCGACGGTGAGTCCGGCGACGTGAGAGGGACCGAACGAAGCGGCAgcaaaggaggaggaaaaggaGGCGGAAGCTCCTCCAGTAATAAAGGAGGTTCTTCCAATTCCAACAGCAGGAAAACGTCGCCAAGCCCTCGACGAGGGAACATGTCGAGCGCACCCTCCGTTGAGTCTGACGGCGACGGCTCACGTGATAAAGACGG atgggtGGGCTTAGCTCGGCTAACGGCCGAAACGGCTGGAAGCGGACCACTGGCCGATTTCGTCGAAGGTTTAGGTCCCGGCCAGCTAGTTGGCCGGCAAGTTTTGGCCGCACCGGCCTTAGGTGATGTCCAACTGGCATTATGTGATCGCAAAGGGCGACTAGAAGTCGAAGTTATCCGGGCGCGCGGTCTCCAAGCCCGCACTGGGTCCAAACTGCTACCAG cACCATACGTTAAAGTGTACCTGGTGAGCGGTAAACGTTGTCTCGCCAAAGCTAAAACGGCCACGGCTCGACGGACGCTGGATCCGCTTTACCAACAGCAGCTCTCATTCAGCGTTCTCTATCAAGGATGTGTTCTACAG GTGACGGTGTGGGGTGATTACGGACGGATAGAAGGCCGGAAGGTCTTCATGGGTGTGGCTCAAATTTTGCTTGACGATCTGGACTTGTCCAACATTGTGATCGGCTGGTACAAACTGTTTGGCACGGCCTCTTTAGTCAGTTTGCCGCCGCCACAATCCCAaccgcagcaacagcagcagcagcaacaacaacaacaaccccagcagcaacaacagcaacagcagcacttGCCGCGGCGAAGTTCTCAACACAGCCTCGACTCTAACGGTTGA